A genomic region of Haliaeetus albicilla chromosome 8, bHalAlb1.1, whole genome shotgun sequence contains the following coding sequences:
- the FMO1 gene encoding flavin-containing monooxygenase 1: MRVAVVGAGVSGLTATKCCLEEGLEPTCFEQSRDIGGLWRYTEHIEAGRPSLYPSVISNTSKEMSAFSDFPYPEDFPVFLPHAQLLDYLRSYAERFGLREHIKFGTTVVSIQKCPDFATTGQWDMVTEVDGKQTSHIFDAVMVCSGNFSEPSLPLHCFPGIERFRGQYFHSRQYKHPDVFQGKRVLVVGMGNSGVDIAVEASRVAAKVTICTSRGAWVLSRVFDHGYPWDMVFNTRLMSLIRNSLPGPLSQGLINYRVNQWFNHENYGLQPEKSCLVREPVLNDDLPSYILTGRITIKPGVKEFKDSSVVFHNCPEEEPIDIIVFCTGYNVSFPFLEEAVIKVENKHASLYKYVFPTHLQKPTLAVLGLIKPLGAIMPVTEMQARWVTRVFKGLCRLPPQSVMEKEVNEKKKNQVRRFGLSFDEVLKTDCLVYMDKLASFIGAKPSVLGLLCRDPWLALTIFFGPCTPYQYRLGGPGRWEGARQAILTQWDRTLKPTRTRVPAGSSSPCPSLLTVVGFLLLLAAVVFCFQ; the protein is encoded by the exons ATGAGAGTGGCGGTGGTGGGCGCAGGCGTCAGCGGGCTGACAGCCACCAAGTGCTGCCtggaagaggggctggagcccacctgctttgagcagagccGGGACATCGGGGGGCTCTGGCGCTACACG GAACACATCGAGGCCGGCCGGCCAAGCCTCTACCCATCAGTCATCAGCAACACTTCAAAGGAGATGTCAGCGTTCTCCGACTTCCCCTACCCCGAGGACTTCCCGGTGTTTCTGCCCCATGCTCAGCTCCTGGACTACCTGCGGTCCTATGCCGAGCGCTTCGGTCTCCGGGAGCACATCAAATTTGGG ACCACTGTTGTCAGCATCCAGAAATGCCCCGACTTTGCCACCACAGGCCAGTGGGACATGGTCACAGAGGTGGACGGGAAGCAGACATCGCACATCTTTGATGCCGTTATGGTTTGCAGCGGCAATTTCTCCGAGCCATCCCTCCCCCTGCACTGTTTTCCCG gtATCGAGAGGTTTCGAGGCCAGTACTTTCACAGCCGGCAGTACAAGCATCCTGACGTGTTTCAGGGGAAGCGTGTCCTCGTGGTCGGCATGGGCAATTCGGGAGTGGACATAGCGGTGGAGGCCAGCCGTGTAGCTGCGAAG GTGACCATTTGCACCAGCCGAGGCGCCTGGGTGCTCAGCCGCGTGTTTGACCACGGCTACCCATGGGACATGGTTTTCAACACTCGACTTATGAGCTTGATCAGAAACAGCCTCCCCGGACCCCTCTCACAGGGATTGATTAACTACAGGGTGAACCAGTGGTTCAATCATGAAAACTATGGCCTTCAACCAGAGAAGAG CTGCCTGGTGCGTGAGCCCGTGCTGAACGATGACCTTCCAAGCTACATCCTGACGGGGAGGATCACCATAAAGCCAGGAGTGAAGGAGTTCAAGGACAGCTCGGTTGTCTTCCACAATTGCCCTGAGGAGGAGCCCATCGATATCATCGTCTTCTGCACGGGCTACAACGTCTCCTTCCCGTTCCTAGAAGAAGCAGTCATCAAGGTGGAAAACAAGCACGCGTCCCTCTACAAATACGTGTTCCCAACCCACCTGCAGAAGCCCACCCTGGCCGTCCTTGGGCTGATCAAGCCGTTAGGAGCCATCATGCCTGTGACAGAGATGCAAGCACGCTGGGTGACCCGTGTCTTCAAAG GCTTGTGTCGGTTGCCTCCTCAGTCTGTCATGGAGAAGGAAGTaaatgagaagaagaaaaaccaagtACGAAG GTTTGGTCTGTCCTTTGACGAAGTCCTCAAAACCGATTGCCTGGTCTACATGGACAAGCTCGCCTCCTTCATTGGTGCCAAGCCCAGcgtgctggggctgctctgcagagaccCCTGGCTGGCCCTTACCATTTTCTTCGGCCCCTGCACCCCCTACCAGTACCGACTGGGGGGCCCCGGGCGCTGGGAGGGGGCACGCCAGGCCATCCTCACCCAGTGGGACCGGACCCTGAAGCCCACGAGAACACGAGTCCCTgccggctcctccagcccctgcccttCTCTCCTGACTGTGGTGGGGTttctcctgctcctggctgctgtggttttttgtttccagTAG
- the LOC104314141 gene encoding dimethylaniline monooxygenase [N-oxide-forming] 4-like, translated as MPAHLNTAELGTVGVKVSSAGAAVSCPDFSLSFKSAARETRSKVRPKPEQRRHGTAPQADCTLASCLLQDSMVRRVAVIGAGVGGLASIKCCLDEGLEPTCFERSEDIGGLWRYTDSMDGGRISVYRSVITNTSKEMSCFSDFPCPEDFPSYLPHGLLLEYFRMYSRHFDLLRHIRFRTTVLSVRKRPDFATSGQWEVVTDTNGIREVHVFDAVMVCTGHFQEPYLPLAFFPGIDTRFKGQYLHSQEYKDAEAFRGKRVLVVGIGNTGGDLSVELSHVAAKVFLSARSNTWVISRVSDHGFPFDMVNTTRFNHFLDWFLPSAITKRIRFRKFNSRFNHANYGLASTKSSNFKIIVNEELPFCLLSGTVVLKPKVRKFTESSAVFEDGTTEENIDVVLFATGYSFSFAFLEESVRSLFDDNRSLYKRIFPPQLEKPTLAIIGLVQLTGSVMVGAEMQARWVTGIFAGWNKLPPTSKMMADVLKKKPPVKRNPSERENLKLSFISYTDEIASCAGIKPSVLRLLLTDPRLALAIFFGPCTPYQYRLVGRGKWSGARDAILTQWQRTLKPLRTRVVDDSSNGSDGWCWMCLVALPVALTAGFLLSRHPWPGWSPRAGPQL; from the exons ATGCCAGCACATTTaaacacagcagagctgggaaccGTGGGTGTAAAGGTCAGCAGTGCAGGAGCCGCGGTGAGCTGCCCGGACTTCAGCCTTTCCTTTAAATCTGCGGCTAGAGAAACTCGAAGCAAAGTTCGGCCGAAGCCTGAGCAGCGAAGGCACGGCACTGCCCCGCAAG CTGATTGCACGCTGGCCAGTTGCCTGCTGCAGGACAGCATGGTGCGACGCGTGGCCGTTATTGGGGCCGGGGTCGGTGGGTTGGCCTCCATCAAGTGCTGCTTGGACGAGGGGCTGGAGCCCACCTGCTTTGAGAGGAGTGAGGACATCGGGGGGCTCTGGCGGTACACG GACTCCATGGATGGTGGGAGGATCAGTGTGTACCGCTCAGTCATCACCAACACCTCCAAGGAGATGTCCTGCTTCAGCGACTTCCCATGTCCAGAGGATTTTCCCAGTTACCTACCCCATGGCCTTCTCCTGGAGTACTTTCGGATGTACAGCCGGCACTTTGACCTCCTGCGGCACATACGCTTCAGG ACGACAGTTCTCAGCGTAAGGAAGCGCCCAGATTTCGCCACCTCAGGCCAGTGGGAGGTGGTCACCGACACCAACGGCATCCGGGAGGTGCACGTCTTTGATGCTGTCATGGTTTGCACTGGCCATTTCCAGGAGCCCTACTTACCATTGGCTTTTTTCCCAG GTATTGACACTCGCTTCAAAGGCCAGTACCTCCACAGCCAGGAATACAAAGATGCGGAGGCTTTCCGGGGAAAGCGGGTCCTTGTGGTCGGCATTGGCAACACCGGTGGTGACCTCTCCGTGGAGCTGAGCCACGTGGCTGCGAAG GTGTTCCTCAGCGCCAGGAGCAACACATGGGTGATCAGCCGGGTCTCGGACCATGGCTTCCCGTTCGACATGGTCAACACCACCCGCTTCAACCATTTTCTTGACTGGTTTCTCCCATCAGCCATCACAAAGAGGATCAGGTTTCGGAAGTTCAATTCGCGATTTAACCATGCGAACTATGGCTTGGCATCCACCAAAAG CTCCAACTTTAAGATAATTGTCAACGAAGAGCTGCCATTTTGCCTCCTCTCTGGGACTGTTGTGTTGAAGCCAAAAGTGAGAAAGTTCACTGAAAGCTCTGCTGTTTTTGAAGATGGGACAACCGAAGAAAACATTGATGTGGTGCTCTTTGCCACGGGCTACTCCTTCTCGTTTGCCTTCCTCGAAGAGTCGGTTCGCAGCCTCTTCGACGATAATCGTTCCCTCTATAAACGCatcttccctccccagctggaaAAGCCGACGCTGGCCATCATTGGCTTAGTCCAGCTGACGGGCTCTGTGATGGTGGGAGCAGAAATGCAGGCTCGCTGGGTGACAGGGATCTTTGCAG GCTGGAACAAGCTCCCTCCCACCAGCAAGATGATGGCTGATGTTTTGAAGAAGAAGCCGCCAGTCAAAAG GAATCCATCCGAGAGGGAGAATTTGAAGCTAAGTTTTATCAGCTACACTGATGAAATTGCTTCATGTGCCGGCATAAAGCCCAGTGTGCTGAGGCTGCTCCTGACGGACCCCCGGCTGGCGCTGGCCATCTTCTTTGGCCCCTGCACACCCTACCAGTACCGACTGGTGGGACGGGGGAAGTGGAGTGGGGCCAGAGATGCCATCCTGACTCAGTGGCAGCGGACGCTGAAGCCCTTGAGAACTCGGGTGGTGGATGACTCCTCCAACGGCTCTGACGGCTGGTGCTGGATGTGCCTCGTGGCCCTGCCGGTGGCTCTCACAGCAGGTTTCCTCCTTTCTAGACACCCCTGGCCGGGCTGGAGCCCCCGGGCAGGTCCCCAGCTGTAG